Proteins co-encoded in one Candidatus Thiodictyon syntrophicum genomic window:
- a CDS encoding AAA family ATPase: MSLQQIILKSREQDNVFGFDDTYLDLARALRQQTTKGKNYAEFAASRSRLEKLLGGVVEYDQASGRWQFVTGRQRFPIGVTAEGIKKIAILDTLLGNRYLDPSSIVIIDEPESALHPTAISEHELPASFKVLDLAKADFRLVLVIKGDPSPWPEAWLPPIKDELALRLQPLVNTWRLSPTAVMVFNEALAKQYGLILGQPSASTPAQG, translated from the coding sequence TTGTCACTCCAGCAAATCATTCTAAAATCTCGCGAGCAAGACAATGTCTTTGGTTTTGATGACACTTATCTGGATTTGGCTAGGGCGCTCCGGCAGCAGACAACGAAAGGCAAGAACTATGCTGAATTCGCTGCGTCACGATCACGTCTCGAAAAACTGCTTGGGGGCGTGGTTGAATATGATCAGGCGTCGGGCCGCTGGCAGTTCGTTACGGGTCGCCAACGGTTTCCGATCGGTGTGACGGCCGAAGGGATCAAGAAGATCGCGATCCTCGACACGCTGCTCGGCAACCGGTATCTCGATCCAAGCTCGATCGTGATCATTGATGAACCTGAGTCCGCCCTGCATCCTACCGCTATTTCGGAACATGAGCTTCCTGCATCGTTTAAAGTGCTCGATCTGGCGAAGGCAGACTTTCGGCTGGTGCTGGTGATTAAGGGAGACCCGAGTCCCTGGCCTGAAGCATGGCTGCCGCCCATCAAAGATGAGCTGGCGTTAAGGCTCCAGCCCCTGGTCAACACCTGGCGACTCTCGCCAACAGCCGTGATGGTCTTCAACGAAGCCTTGGCAAAGCAATACGGATTGATTCTTGGCCAGCCTTCAGCTTCAACGCCAGCCCAAGGCTGA
- a CDS encoding DMT family transporter codes for MSSLAIPLQRSSYITGALWGLFAISIWVGWILLTRYGVTTSLSPFDITALRFGCAGALLLPIVIRDGLGVRRVGLPLLAVICTGAGVPYVLISSAGLQFAPAAQAGALIPGTMPLWAALLATLFLHERIAGPRRAGLLLIPVGIVILVGTGLTDLASGNWRGQLLFLLAALCWASFTVAMRRAGTKGFTALHATAVVSVVSAAWYLPVYVMLLPHRITAAPWDAVAIQTLYQGVLVAIISLFAYTKAVSILGASLGSSFASLVPVLAMLAAIPLLGEVPRPADYFGIAAVTLGVFLSSGAYGALVKSR; via the coding sequence ATGTCTTCGCTCGCCATCCCCCTGCAGCGTTCATCCTATATCACCGGGGCCCTGTGGGGGCTCTTTGCCATCTCGATCTGGGTGGGCTGGATCCTGCTGACCCGCTATGGCGTCACGACCTCCCTTTCCCCCTTCGACATCACCGCGTTGCGGTTCGGCTGCGCGGGCGCCCTGCTGCTGCCGATCGTGATCCGCGACGGGCTGGGAGTCCGCCGGGTCGGCCTGCCGCTGCTCGCCGTCATCTGTACCGGCGCCGGCGTGCCCTATGTACTCATCTCCTCGGCCGGCCTGCAGTTCGCACCGGCGGCGCAGGCCGGTGCACTGATCCCCGGCACCATGCCATTGTGGGCCGCACTGCTCGCGACCCTCTTCCTGCACGAGCGTATCGCGGGGCCGCGCCGGGCGGGACTGCTGCTGATTCCAGTCGGCATCGTGATCTTGGTCGGCACCGGTCTGACTGACCTGGCCTCCGGCAATTGGCGCGGACAGCTCCTGTTTCTCCTGGCCGCACTGTGCTGGGCCAGCTTCACCGTGGCGATGCGCCGCGCCGGCACCAAAGGCTTCACCGCGCTGCACGCAACCGCGGTGGTCTCGGTGGTGTCCGCCGCCTGGTACCTGCCGGTCTACGTCATGCTCCTGCCGCACCGTATCACCGCGGCGCCCTGGGATGCCGTGGCGATCCAGACGCTCTATCAGGGCGTCCTGGTGGCGATCATCTCGCTCTTTGCCTACACCAAGGCCGTGAGCATCCTCGGGGCCTCCCTGGGCTCGAGCTTCGCCTCGCTGGTGCCGGTGCTCGCGATGCTGGCGGCGATACCGCTGCTCGGGGAGGTGCCGAGGCCCGCAGACTATTTCGGCATTGCGGCGGTGACCTTGGGGGTCTTTTTGTCCAGTGGTGCCTATGGGGCATTGGTCAAGAGCCGGTAG
- a CDS encoding PQQ-dependent sugar dehydrogenase, whose translation MRPSLVLALTLLGWSQIAGCAPPSGPAPISGEVPEARGWRLETVVGGLEHPWSIAWLPDGSALITERPGRLRVLRDGRLDPEPIAGVPQVLAYGQGGLLDLAPHPDFAANGLVYFTFSEGTRDANRTALARGRLQGHRLEDVQVIFRNADTKAGGQHFGSRLLWLPDGSLLMSVGDGGNPPVAFAGANIRNQAQNPGTHFGKVLRLTQDGKPFPGNSMADRPGARPEVWTLGHRNIQGLALDPKTGRVWATEHGARGGDELNLITSGGNYGWPLVTYSLEYSGPRVSEETSRAGFIDPKLVWVPSKAPSGLAYNSGDRYPGWGGNLFSGALKFGQVRRIALDGERAVGEDKLSIGARVRDLRQGPDGYLYVLTDEPDGRLLRIVPDGGRP comes from the coding sequence ATGAGACCCTCGCTAGTCCTTGCCCTGACCCTGCTCGGGTGGTCGCAGATCGCGGGTTGCGCGCCCCCAAGCGGCCCCGCACCCATCAGCGGCGAGGTCCCGGAGGCGCGCGGCTGGCGGCTGGAGACCGTCGTCGGCGGGCTCGAACACCCCTGGTCCATCGCCTGGCTGCCGGACGGCTCGGCCCTGATTACCGAGCGGCCGGGGCGGCTGCGGGTCTTGCGCGACGGCCGCCTGGACCCGGAGCCGATCGCCGGGGTGCCGCAGGTGCTGGCCTATGGTCAGGGCGGACTGCTGGACCTCGCGCCGCACCCTGATTTTGCCGCAAATGGCCTGGTCTATTTCACCTTTTCCGAGGGCACCCGGGACGCCAACCGCACCGCCCTGGCGCGCGGGCGCCTGCAGGGGCACCGCCTGGAGGATGTCCAGGTCATCTTCCGTAACGCGGACACCAAGGCCGGCGGCCAGCACTTCGGCTCCCGCCTCCTGTGGCTGCCGGACGGGTCGCTCTTGATGAGCGTCGGCGACGGCGGCAACCCGCCGGTCGCCTTCGCCGGGGCGAACATCCGCAACCAGGCCCAGAACCCCGGCACCCATTTCGGCAAGGTCCTGCGGCTGACACAGGACGGCAAGCCCTTCCCCGGCAATTCCATGGCCGACCGACCGGGCGCCAGGCCCGAGGTCTGGACCCTGGGCCACCGCAACATTCAAGGCCTGGCCCTGGACCCCAAAACCGGTCGGGTCTGGGCCACCGAACACGGCGCCCGGGGCGGGGATGAACTCAATCTCATCACCAGCGGCGGCAACTACGGCTGGCCCCTGGTCACCTACAGCCTGGAGTATTCGGGACCCAGGGTCTCAGAGGAGACCAGCCGGGCGGGGTTTATCGACCCGAAACTCGTCTGGGTCCCGTCCAAGGCACCCAGCGGGCTCGCCTACAACAGCGGGGATCGCTACCCGGGCTGGGGCGGAAACCTCTTCAGCGGTGCGCTCAAGTTCGGCCAAGTCCGCCGCATCGCCCTGGACGGCGAGCGGGCCGTCGGGGAGGACAAGCTCAGCATCGGCGCCCGGGTGCGGGACCTGCGCCAAGGTCCGGATGGGTACCTTTATGTGCTGACGGACGAGCCGGATGGGCGCCTGTTGCGGATTGTCCCCGACGGCGGGCGGCCTTGA
- a CDS encoding gamma-butyrobetaine hydroxylase-like domain-containing protein — METRRLPTEINLHQRSRVLEIVYDDGARFRLPCEYLRVHSPSAAVRGHSAQTARLQVGKEQVGITRLEQIGAYALKVYFDDGHNSGLYDWQYLYQLGRDWPARWRDYLGRLAAAGHQREGPDPFDDLLARGESPSELPSTAAI; from the coding sequence ATGGAGACGCGCCGCCTCCCCACCGAAATCAACCTGCATCAGCGCTCCCGGGTGCTCGAGATCGTCTATGACGACGGCGCCCGCTTCCGGCTGCCGTGCGAATACCTGCGGGTCCACTCCCCCTCCGCCGCCGTGCGCGGGCACTCGGCCCAGACCGCGCGGCTCCAGGTCGGCAAGGAGCAGGTCGGCATCACCAGGCTGGAGCAGATCGGCGCCTACGCGCTCAAGGTCTATTTCGATGACGGCCACAACTCCGGGCTCTACGACTGGCAGTATCTCTATCAGCTCGGCCGCGACTGGCCGGCGCGCTGGCGGGACTACCTGGGGCGCCTGGCCGCCGCCGGCCACCAGCGTGAGGGGCCGGACCCTTTCGACGACCTCCTGGCCCGGGGTGAGTCGCCGTCGGAACTGCCATCGACGGCTGCCATTTGA
- the malF gene encoding maltose ABC transporter permease MalF, whose amino-acid sequence MASASAAGQANATPARPATPWLKWAILGVIGLVNLYAVTLMYIQGETIFALVTLILVATGLYVFSAPGAYVHRYIFPGVATMFIFIVFPLAYTIWIAFTNYSATNILTFERARAYQLSQSFQIADQNFDFALYGAGTNTYRLALTAADGERFLSPPVELRVPDAGAQPPASTAAIEVDLLPATAPLDAEPLPIRDLVRLRGVLQEVRAHLPNHTDLRMSGLRQFSAIRPLYQVLPSAQGGDGLILVNQQTKERIAPDMRSGFYRALTPEGEFTGPGIAPGFSVFVGWKNFLRVLTDPGVQGPFLQIFGWTLTFSLLSVIFTLAIGMVLAALVQWESLAGRGLYRLLLILPYAVPAFISILVFRGLFNQNFGEINVLLSQIFGIKPAWFNDPTLARTMLLIVNTWLGYPYMMILCMGLLKAIPSDLYEAAAMDGSNFIRDFFSITVPLLMKPLTPLLIASFAFNFNNFVLVQLLTEGRPDIIGAQTPAGTTDLLVTYTYRIAFEGSGQDYGLASAIATLIFIMVGVLALINIKIMRVDRPT is encoded by the coding sequence ATGGCTTCAGCATCCGCGGCCGGTCAGGCCAACGCGACACCGGCGCGCCCCGCGACGCCTTGGCTCAAATGGGCGATTCTCGGCGTGATCGGGCTGGTCAATCTCTACGCCGTGACCCTGATGTACATTCAGGGCGAGACCATTTTCGCCCTGGTGACCCTGATTCTGGTCGCCACCGGACTCTATGTCTTCTCCGCCCCTGGCGCCTATGTCCACCGCTACATCTTCCCGGGTGTGGCGACCATGTTCATCTTCATCGTCTTTCCGCTGGCCTATACGATCTGGATCGCCTTCACCAATTACAGCGCCACCAATATCCTGACCTTCGAGCGGGCCCGGGCCTATCAGTTGTCGCAGAGCTTCCAGATTGCGGATCAGAATTTCGATTTCGCCCTCTACGGCGCCGGTACCAACACCTATCGCCTGGCCCTGACCGCCGCCGATGGTGAACGATTCCTGAGCCCGCCGGTGGAGTTGCGGGTGCCGGACGCGGGTGCCCAGCCGCCGGCGAGCACGGCCGCAATCGAGGTCGACCTGCTGCCGGCGACGGCCCCGCTGGATGCCGAGCCGCTGCCGATCAGAGACCTGGTGCGCCTGCGCGGGGTGCTTCAAGAGGTCCGCGCCCATCTGCCGAACCACACGGACCTGCGCATGAGCGGGCTGCGGCAATTCTCCGCCATCCGGCCCCTCTATCAGGTGCTGCCGAGCGCCCAGGGAGGGGATGGTCTGATCCTGGTCAACCAACAGACCAAAGAGCGCATCGCGCCGGACATGCGAAGCGGCTTTTATCGCGCACTCACGCCAGAGGGCGAGTTCACCGGGCCCGGCATTGCCCCCGGATTCAGCGTATTCGTGGGTTGGAAGAATTTCCTGCGGGTGCTGACGGACCCCGGGGTCCAGGGGCCCTTCCTGCAGATCTTCGGCTGGACCCTGACCTTCTCGTTGCTCTCCGTGATCTTCACACTTGCCATCGGCATGGTCCTGGCGGCCCTGGTGCAGTGGGAGTCACTCGCCGGCCGCGGGCTCTATCGCCTGCTCCTGATCCTGCCCTATGCGGTGCCGGCCTTCATCTCGATCCTGGTCTTCCGGGGCCTCTTCAATCAGAACTTCGGCGAGATCAACGTGCTGCTGAGCCAGATCTTCGGTATCAAGCCGGCCTGGTTCAATGACCCCACGCTCGCCCGGACCATGCTCCTGATCGTCAACACCTGGCTCGGCTACCCCTACATGATGATCCTGTGCATGGGGCTCCTGAAGGCGATCCCGTCCGACCTCTACGAGGCCGCGGCCATGGACGGGTCCAACTTCATCCGCGATTTCTTCAGCATCACGGTGCCGCTGCTGATGAAGCCGCTCACCCCGCTCCTGATCGCGTCCTTCGCATTCAACTTCAACAACTTCGTCCTGGTCCAGTTGCTGACCGAGGGACGCCCGGACATCATCGGCGCCCAGACCCCGGCGGGCACCACCGATCTTCTGGTGACCTACACCTATCGCATCGCCTTCGAGGGTTCCGGCCAGGACTATGGCCTGGCGTCCGCCATCGCGACCCTGATCTTCATCATGGTCGGGGTGCTGGCGCTCATCAACATCAAGATCATGCGGGTCGACCGGCCGACCTGA
- a CDS encoding ABC transporter ATP-binding protein, which yields MADVKIEHLVKNYQPGVARDVLRDINLDIKEGDFVVFVGPSGCGKSTLLRAIAGLDDITSGDLFIGGRRMNEVPPVERGVGMVFQSYALYPHMTVRENLAFGLKIKKVDKQTARERVAQASAMLGLDPFLERKPKDLSGGQRQRVAIGRALVQHPAVFLLDEPLSNLDAALRVKTRIELARMHEERGSTTIYVTHDQVEAMTLATRIAVLSPLAEGATTNLEQFGPPLDLYHEPANRFVAGFIGSPKMNFLGGMIEAPDARRTRIKLDTGVSITAGVDTSRARPGDQVEVGIRPEHTVLLDDPRADNRITGTVLVAEHLGAETFIYLDVGGKDFTVKVRPETPGTPRSQFDIGVPTDACYLFDAQGQAFPRTERFTRT from the coding sequence ATGGCCGACGTCAAGATCGAGCACCTGGTCAAGAACTACCAACCGGGGGTGGCGCGGGATGTACTGCGTGACATCAACCTGGACATCAAGGAGGGCGACTTCGTGGTGTTCGTCGGCCCCTCCGGCTGCGGCAAGTCGACCCTGCTGCGGGCCATTGCCGGGCTCGACGATATCACCTCCGGGGACCTCTTCATCGGCGGCCGGCGCATGAACGAGGTGCCGCCGGTGGAGCGCGGCGTCGGTATGGTATTCCAGTCCTATGCGCTCTATCCGCACATGACGGTGCGGGAGAACCTGGCCTTTGGACTCAAGATCAAGAAGGTGGACAAGCAAACCGCCCGCGAACGGGTGGCGCAGGCGTCCGCCATGCTGGGGCTCGATCCCTTCCTGGAGCGCAAACCCAAGGACCTGTCCGGCGGGCAGCGCCAGCGCGTGGCCATCGGCCGTGCGCTGGTGCAACACCCCGCGGTCTTCCTGCTCGATGAGCCCCTGTCGAACCTGGACGCGGCGCTGCGGGTCAAGACCCGCATCGAACTGGCCCGGATGCACGAGGAGCGCGGCTCCACCACCATCTATGTCACCCACGACCAGGTAGAGGCCATGACACTCGCCACCCGGATCGCGGTCTTGAGCCCACTGGCCGAGGGCGCCACGACCAACCTGGAGCAGTTCGGCCCGCCGCTCGATCTCTATCACGAACCCGCCAACCGCTTTGTCGCGGGCTTCATCGGCTCGCCCAAGATGAACTTCCTGGGCGGCATGATCGAGGCGCCCGATGCACGCCGCACGCGCATCAAGCTGGACACCGGGGTCAGCATCACCGCCGGCGTGGACACCAGCCGGGCGCGCCCGGGGGATCAGGTGGAGGTCGGCATCCGGCCCGAGCACACGGTCCTGCTCGACGACCCGCGGGCGGACAACCGGATCACCGGCACCGTCCTGGTGGCGGAGCACCTGGGGGCCGAGACCTTCATCTATCTGGACGTCGGCGGCAAGGACTTCACCGTCAAGGTGCGCCCGGAGACGCCGGGGACCCCCCGCAGTCAGTTCGACATCGGCGTGCCGACCGACGCCTGCTATCTGTTCGACGCCCAGGGTCAGGCCTTCCCGCGCACGGAGCGCTTTACCCGGACCTGA
- a CDS encoding Uma2 family endonuclease translates to MNQIAARLLPDGLEPAWDIARLFPPQGGWSEEEYLSLPGNHLTEFDHGRVEVLEMPSESHQLLVAALYRALMAFVGVSRLGTVLFAPFPVKLWEGKLREPDIVFMRREHAERRHDKYWQGADLVMEVMSTDDPKRDRETKRREYAIAGIPEYWLVDPTRQTITVFILAADADCYTVRGVYGCGQEAAAESLPGFVIDVRALFENDL, encoded by the coding sequence ATGAACCAGATCGCCGCCCGTCTCCTTCCCGATGGCCTGGAGCCGGCCTGGGACATCGCGCGCCTGTTCCCGCCGCAGGGGGGATGGAGCGAGGAGGAATATCTCAGCCTGCCGGGGAACCATCTGACCGAATTCGACCATGGGCGAGTCGAGGTGCTGGAGATGCCGAGTGAGTCCCATCAACTGTTGGTGGCGGCGCTGTACCGCGCGCTGATGGCATTTGTCGGTGTATCGCGGCTCGGCACGGTCTTGTTTGCGCCCTTTCCCGTCAAGCTTTGGGAGGGTAAGCTGCGGGAGCCGGATATCGTTTTCATGCGCCGCGAACATGCCGAACGCCGCCATGACAAATACTGGCAAGGCGCCGATCTGGTGATGGAGGTCATGAGCACCGATGACCCTAAGCGGGACCGCGAAACCAAGCGGCGCGAGTACGCGATAGCGGGGATTCCCGAGTATTGGCTGGTTGACCCGACGCGCCAGACCATTACCGTCTTCATACTTGCCGCCGATGCCGATTGTTATACCGTCCGCGGTGTCTATGGTTGCGGACAAGAGGCGGCGGCCGAGAGCCTCCCGGGCTTTGTTATCGACGTGCGGGCGTTGTTTGAGAACGACCTCTAG
- the malG gene encoding maltose ABC transporter permease MalG, whose translation MAMVQAKSIIYRKLAAHVFLWAWLALIIFPLLMVIAISFRTGNFAVGDIIPSHPTLDHWRLALGMSIVDESGRTIPPPFPVLLWLWNSVKVASASAVLIVALSTTCAYAFARLRFGGRSLLLKAMLVFQMFPAVLALVAYYALFSRISDYFPPLGLNTHPGLIFAYLGGIALHVWTIKGYFETIDKSLEESATLDGASPWQAFRLILLPLSVPILAVVFILAFITAITEYPVASILLQDESKLTLAVGSQYYLNPQEYKWGDFAAAAVLSGFPITLVFLLAQRWLVGGLTAGGVKG comes from the coding sequence ATGGCCATGGTGCAAGCGAAATCCATCATCTACCGCAAACTGGCGGCCCACGTCTTCCTGTGGGCTTGGCTCGCCCTGATCATCTTCCCGCTCCTGATGGTCATCGCCATCTCGTTTCGGACCGGGAATTTCGCCGTGGGTGACATCATTCCGAGCCACCCCACGCTCGACCATTGGCGGCTCGCGCTCGGCATGTCCATCGTCGACGAGTCCGGGCGGACTATCCCGCCGCCCTTTCCGGTGCTCCTGTGGCTATGGAACTCGGTCAAGGTGGCCTCCGCCTCCGCCGTGCTGATCGTGGCGCTGTCCACCACCTGCGCCTATGCCTTCGCCCGCCTGCGCTTCGGCGGACGCAGCCTGCTGCTCAAGGCGATGCTGGTCTTCCAGATGTTCCCGGCGGTCCTGGCACTGGTCGCCTATTACGCCCTGTTCAGCCGCATCAGCGACTATTTCCCGCCGCTGGGGCTCAATACCCACCCGGGGTTGATCTTCGCCTATTTGGGCGGTATTGCGCTGCACGTCTGGACCATCAAGGGCTATTTCGAGACCATCGACAAGTCGCTGGAGGAGTCCGCCACACTCGACGGCGCCTCCCCCTGGCAGGCCTTCCGGTTGATCCTGTTGCCGCTGTCCGTGCCGATCCTGGCTGTGGTCTTCATCCTGGCCTTCATCACCGCCATCACCGAATACCCGGTCGCCTCCATCCTGCTCCAAGACGAGAGCAAGCTGACCCTGGCGGTGGGCTCGCAATATTATCTGAACCCACAGGAATACAAATGGGGGGACTTCGCCGCCGCCGCCGTACTGTCGGGATTCCCCATCACCCTGGTGTTCCTGCTCGCCCAGCGCTGGCTGGTGGGCGGCCTGACCGCGGGCGGGGTCAAGGGCTAG